From one Rhizobium rosettiformans genomic stretch:
- a CDS encoding UDP-N-acetylmuramoyl-L-alanyl-D-glutamate--2,6-diaminopimelate ligase, translated as MLLGGLAGEEFGEQVAASGAADVEVRGLSADSRRVEPGTVFFALSGSKADGSAYVAQAVEKGAVAVVASHALDATVPVVIVDHPRRFLALAAARLVGRQPKTMVAVTGTAGKTSVASFTRQIWAEAGQAAAQIGTTGVISPKRNDYGSLTTPDPLALHTLLGELADEGVTHAAMEASSHGLDQSRLDGVALSAAGFTNLGRDHMDYHPTMEDYMAAKMRLFDTLLPKGAPAVIFADDAWSDEAIRAANACGHEVRTVGRKGDFLSLKRVEHFRHKQVAEVHHGGDIYEVHIPLAGDFQIANALVSAGLAISTGVSPAVALKALEHLKGASGRLELVGQTKAGALAYVDYAHKPEALENVLTSVRPFTTGRVIVVFGCGGDRDKGKRPIMGEIASRLADITIVTDDNPRSEVPATIRSEIMAATPKGIEIGDRAQAIRAGVAMMSTGDTLIVAGKGHEEGQTVGAETHPFSDHQEVRKALEEFDR; from the coding sequence ATGCTTTTGGGTGGACTGGCTGGCGAGGAGTTTGGGGAACAGGTGGCAGCCAGTGGCGCTGCAGACGTCGAGGTTCGCGGACTTTCCGCCGATAGCCGCAGGGTCGAACCGGGCACCGTGTTCTTTGCCCTGTCGGGTTCTAAGGCAGATGGTTCGGCCTATGTCGCCCAGGCGGTTGAGAAGGGCGCTGTTGCTGTCGTGGCATCGCATGCGCTCGACGCGACTGTACCGGTCGTCATCGTCGATCACCCGCGTCGCTTCCTTGCGCTTGCAGCAGCCCGCCTCGTCGGGCGCCAGCCGAAGACCATGGTTGCGGTGACCGGCACCGCAGGAAAGACTTCCGTTGCCTCGTTTACCCGCCAGATCTGGGCCGAAGCCGGCCAAGCCGCCGCCCAGATCGGAACGACGGGCGTAATTTCGCCGAAGCGCAACGATTACGGTTCGCTGACCACGCCTGATCCGCTGGCCCTTCACACGCTTCTTGGCGAACTTGCCGATGAGGGCGTCACCCATGCTGCGATGGAAGCCTCCAGCCATGGCCTTGACCAGAGCCGACTCGACGGCGTCGCCCTGTCGGCTGCCGGCTTTACCAATCTCGGCCGCGACCACATGGACTATCATCCGACCATGGAAGATTACATGGCGGCGAAGATGCGGCTCTTCGATACGCTGCTGCCGAAGGGCGCGCCTGCGGTGATCTTTGCAGACGACGCCTGGTCGGACGAAGCGATCCGGGCCGCCAACGCCTGCGGCCACGAAGTGCGAACCGTCGGCCGCAAGGGTGATTTCCTCAGTCTCAAGCGGGTCGAGCATTTCCGCCACAAGCAGGTCGCCGAAGTGCATCATGGCGGTGACATCTATGAGGTTCACATTCCGCTCGCCGGCGATTTCCAGATCGCCAATGCGCTTGTGTCCGCCGGCCTTGCAATCTCCACCGGCGTTTCACCGGCCGTGGCGTTGAAGGCGCTGGAACATCTGAAGGGTGCCTCCGGCCGCCTCGAGCTGGTCGGCCAGACCAAGGCCGGTGCGCTCGCCTATGTCGACTACGCGCACAAGCCGGAAGCCCTTGAAAACGTGCTGACTTCGGTTCGCCCTTTCACGACTGGTCGTGTGATCGTCGTGTTCGGCTGTGGCGGAGACCGCGACAAGGGCAAGCGACCGATCATGGGCGAGATCGCCTCGCGGCTCGCAGACATCACCATCGTCACAGACGACAATCCGCGCTCCGAAGTGCCGGCGACCATCCGTTCCGAGATCATGGCGGCAACGCCCAAGGGTATCGAGATCGGCGACCGTGCCCAGGCCATCCGGGCGGGTGTCGCGATGATGTCGACCGGGGACACGCTGATCGTTGCGGGCAAGGGGCATGAGGAAGGACAGACGGTCGGAGCCGAGACGCATCCGTTTTCGGACCATCAGGAAGTCCGCAAAGCCTTGGAGGAGTTTGACCGTTGA
- a CDS encoding pyrophosphate--fructose-6-phosphate 1-phosphotransferase codes for MAKQKVAMLTAGGLAPCLSSAVGGLIERYTDIAPEVEIVAYKSGFRGLLMDYKIEITREMREKAHVLHRYGGSPIGNSRVKLTNVADCVKRGLVKENENPLRVAAERLAADGITILHTIGGDDTNTTAADLAAYLGANGYDLTVVGMPKTVDNDVYPIKQTLGAWTAAEVGARFFDHVSNEQSASPRTLVIHEVMGRHCGWLTAATARAYMQRTQHNEYIEGFMMNQELKNIDGLYLPETHFDMEGEATRLKDIMDRTGFVTLFVSEGACMDEIVADREAAGEEIKRDAFGHVKLDTINVGNWFQKHFAKLLDADRSMVQKSGYYARSAPANYEDLRLIQSMVDLAVESGLNKVSGVTGHDEDQGGRLRTIEFPRIKGGKPFDLGTPWFKEVMDYLGQKYRPIH; via the coding sequence ATGGCCAAGCAGAAAGTCGCGATGTTGACCGCCGGGGGCCTCGCGCCCTGCCTCTCGTCCGCCGTTGGCGGATTGATCGAGCGATACACCGACATCGCACCGGAAGTGGAGATCGTTGCCTATAAGTCAGGCTTTCGCGGCCTGCTGATGGACTACAAGATCGAGATCACCAGGGAGATGCGAGAGAAGGCGCATGTGCTGCATCGCTATGGAGGCTCGCCGATCGGCAACAGCCGCGTGAAACTCACCAATGTCGCCGATTGCGTAAAGCGCGGCCTCGTCAAGGAAAACGAGAATCCGCTCCGGGTCGCCGCCGAGCGCCTGGCGGCCGACGGCATCACCATCCTTCACACCATCGGCGGTGACGACACCAACACCACGGCCGCCGATCTGGCCGCCTATCTCGGCGCCAACGGCTACGACCTGACCGTCGTCGGCATGCCGAAGACCGTCGACAACGACGTCTATCCGATCAAGCAGACGCTCGGCGCCTGGACGGCCGCCGAAGTCGGCGCGCGATTCTTCGACCATGTCTCCAACGAACAGAGCGCCTCGCCGCGCACGCTTGTCATTCACGAGGTCATGGGCCGCCACTGCGGCTGGCTGACGGCAGCCACCGCCCGCGCCTACATGCAGCGCACGCAGCACAATGAATACATCGAAGGCTTCATGATGAATCAGGAGCTGAAGAACATCGATGGCCTCTATCTGCCCGAGACCCATTTCGACATGGAAGGCGAAGCGACCCGACTCAAGGACATTATGGATCGGACCGGTTTCGTGACCCTCTTCGTATCGGAGGGCGCCTGCATGGACGAGATTGTCGCCGACCGGGAGGCGGCCGGCGAGGAAATCAAGCGTGACGCCTTCGGTCATGTGAAGCTCGACACGATCAACGTCGGCAACTGGTTCCAGAAGCACTTTGCCAAGCTTCTCGATGCCGATCGCTCGATGGTGCAGAAATCAGGCTACTATGCTCGCTCTGCCCCCGCCAATTACGAAGACCTCCGCCTGATCCAGAGCATGGTCGATCTCGCGGTCGAAAGCGGTCTGAACAAGGTGTCGGGCGTCACCGGACATGACGAGGACCAGGGAGGACGCCTGCGGACCATCGAGTTCCCGCGGATCAAGGGCGGCAAGCCGTTCGACCTCGGCACGCCGTGGTTCAAAGAAGTGATGGACTATCTCGGGCAGAAGTACCGCCCCATCCATTGA
- the ftsL gene encoding cell division protein FtsL: MLRTFDFLMIGAMLAAATVTYQIKHNTDNKAAEVRRLEAEIKLEKDTIDLLKADKALLTQPNRLERLVQAYAAELQLVPTEPSQLARPMELPMLKDQLPVPEGEEGPVSAEAPSDPIKDLITTGSVDR; this comes from the coding sequence GTGCTGAGAACCTTCGACTTCCTGATGATCGGAGCCATGCTGGCCGCAGCCACCGTGACCTACCAGATCAAACACAACACGGATAACAAGGCGGCCGAAGTCCGCCGCCTCGAGGCCGAAATCAAGCTGGAGAAGGATACGATCGACCTCCTCAAGGCCGACAAGGCGCTGCTCACCCAGCCGAACAGGCTCGAGCGCCTGGTTCAGGCCTACGCCGCCGAGCTGCAGCTTGTGCCGACGGAGCCCAGCCAGTTGGCGCGGCCGATGGAGCTTCCCATGCTCAAGGATCAGTTGCCTGTGCCGGAAGGCGAAGAGGGGCCGGTGAGCGCTGAAGCGCCCTCTGATCCCATCAAGGACCTCATCACGACAGGATCGGTGGACCGCTGA
- a CDS encoding NAD(P)/FAD-dependent oxidoreductase: MIERFKSIVVGRGMMGAAAARYLALQGDGVAVIGPDEPKDWANHHGVFASHYDEARITRTIDANPVWARLANRSIARYGEIAAESGIDFYEEVGCLIVGPERGGADPYVSQVENAARQLGVSIEMLSDTALKARFRYFDFGSDCEGVYEQNNAGYVNPRRLVEAQSLLAEKAGARVIRRTAVSVREEDGFAIVTTDDGAVYSAERVLVAAGGFSINENLLPRPLDLKVFGRTVAFFEIPDDELEAYRGMPSLIHQPENPVDHIYLLPPVRYPDGKTYLKIGGDPDDLQLEAEPEIRAWFRRGGRLTTRDHLHRIITRLVPSLADAPLSMAACVTSFTPENYPAIGFASERIAVLTGGCGAAAKSSDEIGRLGAELIQHGRIVDDVYGAVFRPVFRD; the protein is encoded by the coding sequence ATGATTGAGCGGTTCAAGTCGATAGTCGTTGGTCGAGGCATGATGGGGGCTGCTGCTGCCCGGTATCTCGCGCTTCAAGGGGATGGCGTCGCCGTCATCGGACCCGACGAGCCGAAGGACTGGGCGAACCATCACGGCGTATTTGCCAGCCATTACGACGAGGCGCGGATCACCCGGACGATCGATGCGAACCCTGTCTGGGCGAGGCTCGCAAACCGGTCCATCGCGCGCTACGGCGAGATCGCTGCCGAAAGCGGGATCGACTTTTACGAGGAGGTCGGTTGCCTGATCGTCGGGCCGGAGCGGGGTGGGGCGGATCCCTATGTCTCTCAGGTCGAGAATGCCGCAAGGCAGCTCGGCGTGTCCATCGAGATGCTGTCGGATACAGCACTCAAGGCCCGGTTCCGCTATTTCGATTTCGGCTCCGATTGCGAGGGTGTCTACGAGCAAAACAATGCCGGCTACGTCAATCCGCGCCGGCTGGTCGAGGCTCAGAGCCTGCTTGCCGAAAAGGCTGGCGCCAGGGTTATCCGCCGGACGGCGGTCTCCGTCAGGGAAGAAGACGGTTTCGCCATTGTCACCACCGATGATGGCGCTGTCTATTCGGCCGAGCGCGTGCTGGTGGCCGCAGGCGGCTTCTCGATCAACGAGAACCTCCTCCCGCGACCGCTCGATCTCAAGGTCTTCGGGCGGACTGTGGCCTTCTTCGAAATCCCTGATGATGAGCTGGAAGCCTATCGCGGCATGCCGTCGCTAATCCATCAGCCGGAAAATCCCGTCGATCACATCTATCTTCTGCCGCCGGTGCGCTATCCCGATGGCAAGACCTATCTGAAGATCGGCGGCGATCCGGATGATTTGCAGTTGGAGGCCGAACCGGAAATCCGCGCCTGGTTCCGGCGTGGCGGTCGTCTCACGACGCGCGATCACCTGCATCGGATCATCACGCGTCTCGTGCCGTCGCTTGCAGATGCGCCGCTTTCCATGGCGGCCTGCGTCACGTCGTTCACGCCGGAAAATTATCCGGCCATCGGCTTTGCGAGTGAGCGCATCGCGGTTCTGACCGGCGGCTGCGGTGCAGCGGCCAAGAGTTCCGACGAGATTGGACGGCTCGGTGCCGAGCTTATTCAACACGGCCGAATCGTCGACGATGTCTATGGCGCCGTCTTCCGGCCAGTGTTCAGAGACTGA
- a CDS encoding lytic transglycosylase domain-containing protein, whose product MTRRLVAAAACIALLLTHAQSALAGSEERRFKKPLKTITRDAGYPAAPSFSKSPYSAIITKYAKSYGVPVDLAHAVVRVESNFNPKARGSAGEVGLMQIKPATARAMGYRGNTKGLYDPETNIRYGMKYLSMAHELGGGETCGTILRYNAGHGAKRMNPISKRYCGKVIALIGN is encoded by the coding sequence ATGACACGACGACTTGTTGCTGCCGCGGCATGCATTGCCCTTCTGTTGACTCACGCCCAGTCCGCGCTTGCCGGTAGCGAGGAGCGCCGCTTCAAAAAGCCCCTCAAGACGATTACCCGCGATGCCGGTTATCCGGCCGCACCCTCCTTCTCGAAAAGCCCCTACAGCGCGATCATCACGAAATATGCGAAGAGCTACGGGGTCCCGGTCGATCTGGCCCATGCCGTCGTTCGCGTCGAGAGCAATTTCAATCCCAAGGCGCGCGGCAGTGCCGGCGAAGTGGGTCTGATGCAGATCAAGCCGGCGACGGCGCGGGCCATGGGCTATCGCGGCAATACCAAGGGTCTCTACGATCCCGAGACCAACATCCGCTACGGCATGAAGTATCTCTCGATGGCCCATGAACTGGGTGGCGGCGAGACCTGCGGCACCATCCTGCGCTACAATGCCGGCCATGGCGCCAAGCGCATGAACCCGATCTCCAAGCGCTATTGCGGCAAGGTTATCGCCTTGATTGGAAACTGA
- a CDS encoding J domain-containing protein, which translates to MIFDFACEQISSFWDRLLGAVGDAAGNVIGSIVEAVRTMFEGDPETRRRVSFSVAIIALSAKMAKADGVVSNAEVEAFRKIFEFPPEEARNVARLYNLARQDVAGFETYAKNLAGMCRTCDDFCPVLEDIIDALFHIAKADGLVHEKELDFLARIAEIFGLSEERFEAITERHIHQDGDPYGVLGVKPSDDFATIRKRYRALAAENHPDRLHARGVPTEFHAVAHHRMAKFNAAYSAIEKARRAA; encoded by the coding sequence ATGATCTTCGATTTCGCTTGTGAACAAATATCGTCATTCTGGGACCGTTTGCTCGGCGCAGTCGGTGATGCGGCCGGCAACGTCATCGGCAGCATTGTCGAGGCCGTGCGGACGATGTTCGAAGGCGACCCGGAAACACGCCGGCGCGTTTCCTTCTCCGTGGCGATCATCGCTCTTTCGGCGAAGATGGCGAAAGCCGATGGCGTCGTGTCGAATGCCGAAGTCGAGGCCTTCCGGAAGATTTTCGAATTCCCGCCGGAAGAGGCCCGCAACGTGGCCCGGCTTTACAATCTCGCCCGCCAGGACGTCGCCGGTTTTGAGACCTATGCGAAAAACCTCGCTGGCATGTGCCGGACTTGCGATGATTTCTGCCCGGTGCTCGAGGATATCATCGATGCCCTGTTCCATATCGCCAAGGCTGACGGCCTTGTGCATGAGAAGGAGCTCGACTTCCTCGCTCGTATCGCGGAGATCTTTGGCCTCTCGGAAGAGCGGTTCGAGGCGATCACCGAGCGGCACATCCATCAGGACGGCGATCCCTATGGCGTGCTTGGCGTAAAGCCATCGGACGATTTCGCGACGATCCGGAAGCGCTACCGTGCTCTGGCTGCCGAAAATCATCCGGACCGGCTGCATGCCCGTGGCGTGCCCACCGAGTTTCATGCCGTTGCCCATCACCGCATGGCGAAGTTCAACGCCGCCTATTCGGCGATCGAAAAGGCGCGCCGCGCCGCATGA
- the rsmH gene encoding 16S rRNA (cytosine(1402)-N(4))-methyltransferase RsmH, producing MAANFGEGFSDADGGPVRHIPVLLSEVLQSLDPEPGKVILDGTFGAGGYTSAILGKGADVIALDRDPNAIAGGKDLVESSGGRLVLHHTEFSNLAEFAPEGGLDGVVLDIGVSSMQIDEAERGFSFQRNGPLDMRMAVSGVSAADVVNRAKVSDLIRIFGFLGEEKHAGRIARAIEKRRAVEPFQTTRELANLIETVNPRKVKDKIHPATRVFQALRIYVNDELGELAQALFAAERSLKPGGRLVVVTFHSLEDRIVKKFFSERSGKASGSRHLPMVEARPATFEPVGKGMVAASEEEAEMNPRARSAKLRAGIRTSAPAERADMSIFDLPDLATLEKIGG from the coding sequence ATGGCGGCGAACTTTGGCGAAGGTTTTTCCGATGCCGATGGCGGACCGGTTCGTCACATTCCGGTTCTTCTTTCGGAGGTCCTGCAGTCGCTTGACCCCGAGCCCGGCAAAGTCATTCTCGACGGTACCTTCGGCGCGGGTGGTTACACCTCGGCCATCCTCGGCAAAGGTGCCGATGTCATTGCGCTCGACCGCGATCCCAACGCCATTGCCGGCGGCAAGGATCTGGTCGAATCGAGCGGTGGTCGGCTCGTCCTCCATCACACGGAATTCTCCAATCTCGCCGAGTTCGCGCCGGAAGGCGGTCTCGATGGCGTCGTGCTCGATATCGGCGTGTCCTCGATGCAGATCGACGAGGCCGAGCGCGGCTTCTCGTTCCAGCGCAACGGCCCGCTCGACATGCGCATGGCCGTCTCCGGCGTTTCGGCTGCCGATGTCGTCAATCGCGCCAAGGTGTCCGATCTGATCCGGATCTTCGGCTTTCTCGGCGAAGAGAAGCATGCAGGGCGTATCGCCCGCGCCATCGAGAAGCGCCGCGCTGTCGAGCCTTTCCAGACAACCCGCGAACTTGCCAACCTCATCGAGACCGTCAATCCGCGCAAGGTGAAGGACAAGATCCATCCTGCAACGCGCGTCTTCCAGGCGCTTCGCATCTACGTCAACGACGAGCTCGGGGAACTGGCGCAGGCGCTGTTTGCGGCCGAGCGGTCGCTCAAGCCCGGCGGTCGCCTTGTTGTCGTGACCTTCCACTCGCTGGAGGATCGCATCGTCAAGAAATTCTTCTCCGAACGGTCCGGCAAGGCGTCAGGCTCGCGCCATCTTCCCATGGTCGAAGCGCGACCGGCAACCTTCGAACCGGTCGGCAAGGGCATGGTCGCAGCAAGCGAGGAAGAGGCGGAGATGAACCCCCGCGCCCGTTCCGCGAAGCTGCGCGCCGGCATCCGCACCTCGGCACCAGCCGAGCGGGCCGACATGTCGATCTTCGATCTGCCTGACCTTGCCACTCTCGAAAAGATCGGAGGCTGA
- a CDS encoding LysE family translocator: MPHSTWILFAVVAAALLVVPGRSKRMVLSYALAHGRKSVFATGTGVALGTAVSVAATLAVSWLLISLSALTFSIFQWIGLFWLLLFGLGLARAPAGIEPVADNDNLPEEKPLRVIAHCFESESRDPRSALLVAALLPQFLTPAAPFVPQAIALGATFVALSAVSCLVYALSPERIRKIVRKHAVRRNVNRSGRTVLIAAKAVTAGYRKIAA, translated from the coding sequence ATGCCCCATTCTACCTGGATCCTGTTCGCAGTCGTCGCCGCGGCCCTTCTGGTCGTGCCCGGCCGGTCCAAGCGCATGGTTTTGTCCTATGCGCTGGCCCATGGCCGCAAAAGCGTCTTCGCCACGGGCACGGGCGTGGCACTCGGAACCGCAGTTTCGGTTGCAGCGACGCTCGCCGTCTCCTGGCTGCTGATCTCGCTGTCGGCGCTGACATTCTCGATCTTCCAGTGGATCGGCTTGTTCTGGCTGTTGCTCTTCGGACTAGGCCTCGCGCGTGCGCCGGCCGGCATCGAACCGGTGGCCGACAACGACAACCTGCCGGAGGAGAAGCCGCTGCGCGTAATCGCGCACTGCTTTGAAAGCGAATCCCGTGACCCGCGCAGCGCCCTGCTCGTCGCCGCACTTCTGCCGCAATTCCTGACGCCGGCGGCTCCGTTCGTGCCGCAGGCGATCGCGCTTGGCGCGACCTTCGTCGCCCTCTCCGCAGTATCCTGCCTCGTCTATGCACTCTCCCCCGAGCGTATCAGGAAAATCGTGAGAAAACATGCAGTTCGCCGCAATGTGAACCGTTCTGGCCGCACCGTCCTGATCGCGGCGAAGGCGGTTACGGCCGGCTATCGAAAGATCGCGGCCTGA
- a CDS encoding N-acetylmuramoyl-L-alanine amidase → MTSFQADYRGAEVSASPNHNERVGVDRPDILLLHYTGMPSAEGAQAWLCNPESQVSSHYIVHEDGRVVQMVPEDRRAWHAGKSVWGGETDINSRSIGIEIANAGHPAGLPDYPDRQIETVIELCLECVKRHDIAPERVLAHSDVAPIRKVDPGENFPWDRLHRAGVGHWVEPAPIGGGRFFQRGDRGQPVEALQSMLSLYGYGLEISGEFSPQTEGVVAAFQRHFRQAKVDGVADSSTIETLHKLLTTLPRFA, encoded by the coding sequence ATGACGTCCTTCCAGGCCGATTATCGCGGTGCGGAGGTCTCAGCGTCGCCCAACCACAACGAACGGGTGGGCGTCGACCGTCCGGATATCCTGCTTCTCCACTACACAGGCATGCCGTCGGCCGAGGGTGCTCAGGCCTGGCTCTGCAATCCCGAAAGCCAGGTGTCGAGCCATTACATCGTGCATGAGGACGGTCGTGTCGTGCAGATGGTGCCGGAAGATCGACGGGCCTGGCATGCCGGCAAGAGTGTCTGGGGCGGAGAGACCGACATCAACTCCCGGTCGATCGGGATCGAGATCGCCAATGCCGGCCATCCCGCCGGGCTTCCGGATTACCCGGATCGTCAGATCGAAACCGTCATCGAATTGTGTCTCGAATGCGTCAAACGGCACGATATTGCCCCCGAAAGGGTGCTTGCCCACTCCGATGTAGCCCCCATTCGCAAGGTCGATCCCGGTGAAAATTTCCCCTGGGATCGGCTGCATCGGGCAGGGGTCGGGCACTGGGTCGAACCGGCTCCGATCGGCGGCGGACGCTTCTTCCAGCGCGGCGACCGCGGGCAGCCCGTCGAGGCCCTGCAATCGATGCTGTCGCTCTACGGGTACGGTCTTGAGATTTCTGGTGAATTCAGCCCCCAGACCGAAGGTGTTGTCGCCGCGTTTCAACGGCATTTCCGGCAAGCCAAGGTTGACGGTGTTGCCGATAGCTCGACCATCGAGACCCTACACAAGCTCCTGACCACCCTGCCGCGTTTCGCCTGA
- the mraZ gene encoding division/cell wall cluster transcriptional repressor MraZ codes for MSRFLSNATNRIDAKGRVSVPAAFRAVLVQRGIQELYCLQDFVYPAVNIGGPDLLERYERKMAAEDPFALEANEMSLLLHGGGVFARLDAEGRLAVTDFIRDFTGISSEVCFVGRSDHFQVWQPQAFHEAQARAREVVRQRGLRT; via the coding sequence ATGAGCCGCTTCCTGTCCAACGCGACAAACAGGATCGATGCGAAGGGGCGGGTTTCCGTCCCTGCGGCGTTTCGCGCCGTGCTGGTGCAGCGCGGAATCCAGGAGCTTTATTGTCTTCAGGATTTCGTCTATCCGGCGGTCAACATCGGTGGTCCGGATCTGCTCGAACGGTACGAGCGGAAGATGGCGGCCGAAGATCCCTTCGCGTTGGAGGCAAACGAGATGTCGCTACTGCTTCATGGTGGCGGCGTCTTTGCGCGACTCGATGCCGAAGGGCGATTGGCGGTGACGGATTTTATCCGGGATTTCACGGGGATTTCCTCGGAGGTCTGTTTCGTCGGTCGTTCGGATCATTTTCAGGTGTGGCAACCGCAGGCGTTTCACGAGGCGCAGGCGCGAGCCAGAGAGGTGGTCAGGCAGCGGGGCCTGCGCACCTAG
- a CDS encoding peptidoglycan D,D-transpeptidase FtsI family protein codes for MTFLSRIMLLKSQAHFSTDVQRGGAVVSGATFKGTGKRKSEMAKTRVGLMIATFCVAYAVIGGRLVQYGHAQPETVSSILPADRLMASRPDILDRNGEVLATDIRTVSLFAEPHKIVDADEAVERLATVLKDLDVRDTYRKLSSNSRFQWLRRQLTPKQQSQILALGIPGIGFRPEKRRFYPGGATASHIVGYVNIDNRGMAGMERYIDNQGMADLRALGMTSDTPLEPVQLSVDIRVQNILRDALVTAVTKYEAIAAGAVVLDVHTGEVVAMSSIPDFDPNRPQEGAQEGWMNRMTNGTFEMGSTFKTFTTAMALDSGKVSMKDSFDARYPIRIGRFTIRDFHGKHRVLTVPEIFQYSSNIGTARMAEVVGTTAHQEFLTRIGLLTKLETELPEVKTPSQPREWKQINSITISFGHGVSTTPLQTAVSAAALVNGGKLISPTFLTRSREQAEEIAQVVIKKQTSDDIRHLFWLNGKSGSGRHALVDGFDVGGKTGTAEKVVNGRYSSDQNFNSYVGAFPMDDPKYLVLSFIDAPKTGEGGGRTAGLTAAPIVGEIIRRSAAILGVEPKYGEDGSALLVSY; via the coding sequence ATGACTTTTCTTTCGCGAATCATGTTGTTGAAGAGCCAGGCGCATTTCTCGACCGATGTGCAGCGCGGCGGTGCCGTCGTGAGCGGCGCGACCTTCAAGGGTACCGGCAAGCGCAAGTCAGAAATGGCCAAGACCCGCGTCGGGCTGATGATCGCGACCTTCTGCGTCGCCTATGCCGTCATCGGCGGACGTCTCGTGCAATATGGTCATGCGCAGCCGGAAACCGTGTCCAGCATCCTGCCGGCCGACCGCCTGATGGCCTCGCGCCCTGATATCCTCGACCGCAATGGCGAAGTGCTCGCGACCGACATTCGCACCGTTTCGCTGTTTGCCGAACCGCACAAGATCGTCGATGCGGACGAGGCGGTCGAACGTCTGGCGACCGTTTTGAAGGATCTCGATGTCCGGGACACGTATCGCAAGCTTTCGTCGAATTCGCGTTTCCAGTGGTTGCGCCGTCAGCTGACCCCGAAGCAGCAGAGCCAGATCCTTGCGCTCGGTATCCCCGGCATTGGCTTCCGTCCGGAGAAGCGGCGCTTTTATCCGGGCGGTGCGACCGCCTCGCATATCGTCGGCTACGTCAATATCGACAATCGCGGCATGGCCGGAATGGAGCGTTATATCGACAACCAGGGCATGGCGGATCTGCGGGCGCTCGGCATGACCAGCGACACGCCTTTGGAACCCGTTCAGCTGTCGGTCGACATCCGGGTTCAGAATATCCTGCGTGATGCGCTGGTCACGGCGGTCACCAAGTATGAGGCGATTGCGGCCGGGGCCGTGGTGCTCGACGTGCATACCGGTGAAGTCGTGGCGATGTCTTCGATCCCCGATTTCGACCCGAATCGGCCTCAGGAGGGCGCGCAGGAGGGCTGGATGAACCGGATGACGAACGGTACGTTCGAAATGGGTTCTACCTTCAAGACCTTCACGACGGCCATGGCGCTCGATTCGGGCAAGGTGTCGATGAAGGACAGCTTTGACGCGCGCTATCCGATCCGAATCGGCAGATTCACGATCAGGGATTTTCACGGCAAGCACCGCGTCCTGACCGTTCCGGAAATCTTCCAGTATTCGTCCAATATCGGCACAGCCCGCATGGCCGAAGTGGTCGGCACGACGGCGCATCAGGAATTCCTGACGCGGATCGGGCTGTTGACCAAGCTGGAAACCGAGCTGCCGGAGGTAAAGACGCCGTCGCAGCCGCGCGAATGGAAGCAGATCAATTCGATCACCATCTCCTTCGGCCACGGCGTGTCTACCACGCCATTGCAGACGGCCGTCTCGGCGGCTGCCCTGGTCAATGGTGGCAAGCTGATTTCTCCGACCTTCCTGACCCGTTCGCGCGAACAGGCTGAAGAAATTGCGCAGGTCGTGATCAAGAAGCAGACGAGCGACGATATCCGTCACCTTTTCTGGCTGAACGGCAAGAGCGGATCCGGCAGGCATGCCCTCGTCGACGGCTTCGATGTTGGCGGCAAGACCGGCACGGCGGAAAAGGTGGTGAATGGACGCTATTCGAGCGACCAGAACTTCAACTCCTATGTCGGCGCCTTCCCGATGGATGATCCGAAATATCTGGTCCTGAGCTTCATCGACGCGCCGAAGACGGGCGAGGGTGGTGGTCGGACCGCCGGTCTGACGGCCGCACCCATCGTCGGCGAGATCATCCGCAGAAGCGCCGCAATTCTTGGTGTAGAACCCAAATACGGGGAAGACGGCTCAGCGTTGCTCGTCTCTTATTGA